In Treponema vincentii, a single window of DNA contains:
- a CDS encoding glycerophosphodiester phosphodiesterase: protein MMEKTMLNIAHRGFRSRYPENTMLAFRKAVEAGCDGIEFDVHLSKDGEAVIIHDETVDRTTDGTGLVGQKTYRELRALNAAKPHPETIDFAPIPSLREYFEYIAEQPHIISNIELKTGVFIYEGIEEVVYRLMKEYKLINRCIVSSFNHESVLRMKKIDPVVTCGLLVDSWQIHPEQYVRNLGIECYHPSAYCVTPELVGALHRAGIRINPWFGSIQCDYRQLIEMEVDSLITDYPDRITALLKDLHPAAAD from the coding sequence ATGATGGAAAAAACAATGCTTAATATTGCGCACAGGGGATTCCGCAGCCGGTACCCTGAAAACACCATGCTTGCCTTTCGGAAAGCGGTGGAAGCCGGCTGTGACGGGATAGAGTTTGATGTGCATCTTTCAAAAGATGGTGAAGCGGTTATTATTCACGATGAAACAGTTGACCGCACGACTGATGGTACGGGTTTGGTCGGGCAGAAAACATATCGTGAGTTAAGAGCGTTGAATGCCGCGAAGCCGCATCCCGAAACGATAGATTTTGCTCCGATCCCTTCATTGCGAGAATATTTTGAATATATTGCGGAACAGCCACACATCATTTCGAATATCGAATTAAAAACGGGCGTTTTTATCTATGAAGGAATTGAAGAAGTTGTGTATCGACTGATGAAGGAATATAAACTGATTAATCGCTGTATCGTCTCGTCTTTTAATCATGAAAGCGTACTGCGGATGAAGAAGATCGATCCGGTGGTAACGTGCGGATTATTGGTAGACAGTTGGCAAATTCATCCTGAGCAGTATGTGCGGAACCTCGGTATCGAATGTTATCACCCATCAGCTTATTGTGTAACGCCTGAACTGGTTGGGGCTTTGCACCGGGCTGGTATCCGCATCAATCCATGGTTCGGCAGCATTCAGTGCGATTACCGGCAGCTGATTGAAATGGAGGTAGACAGTCTTATTACTGACTACCCCGATCGGATTACCGCGTTGCTGAAAGATCTTCATCCGGCGGCGGCGGATTAA